In a genomic window of uncultured Sphaerochaeta sp.:
- a CDS encoding XylR family transcriptional regulator, with the protein MATIGLMLRFQDGYDMAVAGGVVQYARTKPDWQLRGQGPWFFSLEREALALCDGLIARIEDDEQARFCASLGIPVIDIAGSSSLKLFSQVRNDDYHTGVSGGTYLKSLGSSRMAWCTVDHVHWARERFVGFQTAVSKRSEEIATFSRPLSWWRQLYEPCPDLEAWLEELPKPISLFCCNDLSAMKVELACQRLGVHIPEEIMVLGVDNETLLCELANPSISSIQPDCAAIGYQASAMLDALLEQSISGVHIQRIAPGPVRERESTRLVLSEDEHVAKAMSLIKREATANLTASEVAEQASICRRSLEMRFRTYRGKSIWEEICEEKLSQASILLQHSKESIAVISEQCGFGSIHRFYNLFKRRFGQTPQAYRKSKKQS; encoded by the coding sequence GGTGCAGTATGCCCGCACCAAGCCAGACTGGCAACTGAGGGGGCAAGGGCCTTGGTTCTTCAGCCTTGAACGGGAAGCCCTCGCCTTGTGTGATGGCCTGATAGCCCGCATCGAGGATGATGAGCAGGCACGGTTCTGCGCCTCGCTCGGCATCCCTGTCATCGATATCGCAGGGTCCTCTTCCCTCAAGCTTTTTTCGCAGGTACGCAATGACGACTACCATACGGGAGTGAGCGGGGGCACCTATCTCAAGAGCCTCGGAAGCAGCCGCATGGCCTGGTGCACGGTAGATCATGTGCACTGGGCGCGGGAGCGGTTTGTCGGCTTCCAGACAGCGGTGAGCAAACGCTCCGAGGAGATTGCCACCTTCTCAAGACCACTTTCCTGGTGGAGGCAGTTGTATGAACCCTGTCCCGATCTTGAAGCATGGCTTGAAGAGCTGCCCAAGCCGATATCGCTCTTTTGCTGCAACGATCTCTCTGCCATGAAGGTGGAGCTTGCTTGCCAGCGTCTTGGCGTGCATATACCCGAGGAGATCATGGTGCTGGGTGTTGACAACGAGACGTTGCTCTGCGAACTGGCAAACCCCTCCATATCCAGCATCCAACCAGACTGCGCTGCCATCGGTTATCAGGCGTCCGCCATGCTGGATGCACTCTTGGAGCAATCGATCAGTGGCGTACACATCCAACGGATAGCTCCGGGGCCGGTACGGGAGCGGGAGAGCACCCGCCTGGTGCTGAGCGAGGATGAGCATGTAGCGAAGGCCATGTCGCTCATCAAGCGGGAAGCAACGGCTAATCTGACGGCAAGCGAGGTGGCCGAGCAGGCTTCGATCTGCAGAAGGTCGCTGGAGATGCGGTTCCGTACCTATCGGGGCAAGTCAATCTGGGAGGAAATCTGCGAGGAGAAGCTCTCCCAGGCAAGCATCCTTCTGCAACACAGCAAAGAGAGCATCGCCGTAATCAGCGAGCAGTGTGGTTTCGGTTCCATCCATCGCTTTTACAACCTTTTCAAGCGGCGCTTCGGACAAACACCACAGGCCTACAGGAAGAGCAAAAAACAGAGCTGA
- a CDS encoding fructose-6-phosphate aldolase, with protein sequence MELMLDTANLSEIERALDTYPISGVTSNPSILKAEGGIPFFPHMQKIRKLIGDERSLHVQVISHDADTIIAEARRILRELGPTTFVKIPVTDEGLKAIRILASEQVNITATAIYTTMQGILAMLSGARYLAVYYNRMLNIDIDAAKVIKELSSLLWANSTKTQVLAASFKNISEITTAYAQGASCCTVPYSLLATGLSMPSITQAVHDFSTNWEQVYGNRSLLDL encoded by the coding sequence ATGGAGTTGATGCTTGATACCGCAAATCTCAGTGAAATAGAAAGGGCTCTCGATACATATCCTATCAGTGGGGTGACTTCCAACCCATCCATCCTCAAGGCGGAGGGTGGTATTCCCTTTTTCCCCCATATGCAAAAGATCAGAAAACTCATCGGCGATGAGCGCAGCCTGCATGTGCAGGTGATAAGCCATGATGCAGATACCATCATAGCCGAGGCTAGGAGGATTCTTCGTGAACTTGGGCCGACCACCTTCGTCAAGATCCCCGTTACCGACGAGGGGCTGAAAGCCATCCGCATCCTTGCTTCCGAGCAAGTGAACATCACCGCTACGGCCATCTACACCACCATGCAGGGCATTCTTGCCATGCTCAGCGGTGCACGCTATCTGGCTGTGTACTACAACCGGATGCTCAACATCGACATTGATGCCGCCAAGGTCATCAAGGAGCTCAGCTCCCTGCTCTGGGCCAACAGCACCAAGACCCAGGTGTTGGCCGCATCTTTCAAGAACATCAGTGAGATCACCACAGCCTATGCCCAGGGGGCAAGCTGCTGTACGGTTCCGTACTCGCTGCTCGCGACCGGCCTTTCGATGCCATCCATCACCCAAGCTGTGCATGATTTCTCCACCAATTGGGAGCAGGTCTATGGAAACCGATCGCTACTCGATCTCTGA
- a CDS encoding SGNH/GDSL hydrolase family protein, which translates to METDRYSISEEYFFSLVHNALSVQSAEDGFFRINRFTSTQKEEASAHPLYRAMANTAAGACLRFKTRSVVQLEIKRINQSLLPRANEGALDLASLYGRPLDLEESIDVAYEDGRVDYLPLKHGVIEIGPSEQVSIYLPLHHQVEVRLSGEVESIGRNPSMHLLLGDSIMQGVGIHHPSQSLGSMLETLTGSGFLNQGLAGTLISPRLVQELPLAQPLAGIIIGYGTNDWVVRENLAELRWEMFALLGRIRKFHPLTPVVVLTPLWRADIQQAKRMGSFAEMQAALMQATKCFPKVSVADGLSLSLRDSYDDEFLHPGSKAVAFLAKGLARQLV; encoded by the coding sequence ATGGAAACCGATCGCTACTCGATCTCTGAGGAGTATTTTTTCTCCCTCGTCCACAATGCACTGTCGGTCCAGAGCGCTGAGGATGGCTTTTTCAGGATCAACCGCTTTACCTCCACGCAAAAGGAAGAGGCATCAGCCCATCCTCTGTATCGGGCGATGGCCAACACCGCTGCAGGGGCGTGCCTGCGGTTCAAGACACGTTCTGTGGTGCAACTGGAGATCAAGCGTATCAACCAATCCCTGCTTCCCCGAGCCAATGAAGGGGCTCTGGACCTTGCTTCGCTGTACGGCAGGCCTCTGGATCTTGAAGAGAGCATCGATGTTGCTTACGAGGATGGGAGAGTGGACTATCTCCCGCTGAAACATGGCGTGATCGAAATCGGTCCTTCCGAGCAGGTGTCCATTTACCTGCCCCTCCATCATCAGGTGGAGGTTCGCCTCAGCGGAGAAGTGGAGAGCATTGGGCGCAATCCCTCAATGCATCTGCTTTTGGGTGACTCCATCATGCAAGGGGTGGGCATCCACCATCCTTCACAATCACTGGGGTCCATGCTGGAAACCCTGACGGGATCAGGTTTTCTCAATCAGGGGTTGGCCGGTACGCTCATCTCCCCACGCTTGGTCCAGGAGTTGCCGCTTGCACAACCTCTGGCGGGCATCATCATCGGTTACGGTACCAATGACTGGGTGGTAAGGGAGAATCTGGCCGAGCTCAGGTGGGAGATGTTTGCCCTGCTCGGGCGCATCCGAAAATTCCATCCACTCACACCGGTGGTTGTCCTGACGCCCCTCTGGCGGGCAGACATCCAGCAAGCGAAGCGTATGGGCTCCTTTGCCGAGATGCAGGCTGCCCTCATGCAAGCCACCAAGTGTTTCCCAAAGGTCAGCGTGGCCGATGGGCTTTCCCTCTCACTTCGTGACAGCTATGATGACGAATTCCTGCATCCGGGAAGCAAGGCTGTGGCCTTCCTCGCAAAGGGGTTGGCCCGTCAGCTTGTGTAG